From the Cataglyphis hispanica isolate Lineage 1 chromosome 24, ULB_Chis1_1.0, whole genome shotgun sequence genome, the window ATTTCCATAGGTTTGCCGGTTAGAAAAGATGTTAATACTCCTTTCCTCGTGATTGGGGCTGATGGATCAGGCCCCGAATCGGACGCTGCTTTCTTATCGCTATCATTACGTTCCACCGACTTTTTTTCCAAGCTCTCTtctataaaatagtaaaatcatTATACATCTTATTATCAAATGCTGTGTTGCGTCTTccgaaataaaatacaaattatttaaacaccTTTACACTTGcttgtataattattgtgttatttcaatttcatattCATACTTATAATtggtaaaaattaagatatattcattataccTTTCGTCATTTTAGTCACCAAACTATACGAAAAACTGatcaattatcaataatatgcCGTGAATCGAAGATTAGAGGTTGGAGGAATAAATTTCTCCGGACTCTGTGTTGTTATTGAGAGCCGGATTTTTCGCGCATGCGCGATGGAATTAATACCATAGATTTTGATACcatacatataacataaacATATGTCTATGGATTGGACAttgttctgattggtcaatcaaacgTTACTATACTCCAAAGAGTAAATTTTAGAACGCAACCAAATAGAGAAGCTTTCTAACAAAAACGCACATGTCAAACATGTCATGATTGGctgttaagtaaaaaaattttcgggACATTGGAAATTCTCTATTTGATAGCcaatagaaatattgtatttacctGATTGGAATCGTTACATTCATATAgcaagaaattgaaataaaattaaaataagaattaaaattaaatgaattaaaattagaattaaaattagataaattaaaattaagattaaaattataataaaattaaaatactatttttctacgtttataaatatatctatattatttgcatacaTCGTGACAACAGACCGTTATGTTTGTGCAGACAAGTTTGAAATCTCtagaataatttagaattgtattttgtatcGTGTAGTGATTGCGATCGTTTTCATTTGCGAGATTTGTTTGCTACAATACACATTGTTGATTCAAACAGCACATGTTAATAAGATGTGAGAATATAGAAAAACGAGTAGAAGAATATTGGAGGAAAGCCTGCAACCtgtgtaaaaagaatttgGATTATTGAATGTGAatgatcattatttttatacgatacacaatttcttaattaaaaggaTAAATCtttgtgtttatattttatactcttGAAAGAATAGAGATTACATTACAAAACATATACTCTAtggtaatcatttttttagaaacaaaagtagaattatttttaggaAATTAGATTGTACgaatcatttatatacaattcatttttctgattatctcttttatatttatccaattttgcaaagaataaattttatatcgatgttaaatgatttaattgttatatttaaaattttttagagcaCTTTGAAAAAGAGTTTGCTTGCATATTTGCaactcttattaaaataagatttatataaatttatattttcagcacaatttgtttgaaaatgtttCGAATAAAAACCACATCACATCAAGCTGATTATTCCACTTATGGATGCCAGTCTGAGAGTTCAGGTTAATAAatcgtttattataataaattataatgcattataagtatatatataatatataaataatgctatTAACATGAAGATATATTGAACacattatagtttattttttatattgtaactaaagaaaattaaataatttgttattttagtaCGAGAGATATCCAAACCTGTAAGAATTACCCAATTATTTGGATCATGTAAGCAGTCACGAAATGGTCAAACAagtaatgtcaatttttttttcctttagtattttttaacaaaactttttaatagtgtgtatatatatatatatatatatatatatatatatatatatatatatatatattatgtgtatatatatattttttttttaaattttattgttgagtttattatattaacaaaagatgTATCATTTGCAGATTTAACTGGTAAAATTAGATTGCCTGAAAGAATCACTCCTCACTTGAAAAGTGCTTCAAATCGAAAAGGAAATGGTTAGTATATATagatttctttctcattttattttttcaatgtatatatttatagttagcAATTGTGTCATcgtgttcttttttataatctttctatttattttatttttttttttgtgcagaAACAACCACACATATAAAACTGTCTCATAACAAGAAGAATGTGCGGCGAAATTTAAGCTTTACGAAAATACCAGTTGTCATGACTAAAACTGAAACAGTAATaagaagcaaaaataatttaaatgatagttcgaaaaaagaaaatttacatttgtcTACAAGAAAAAGTTTCTTATTGCCACCGAATAGCGTAAAGAATTCATATGTTAAGAACAGAGCGAAGCAaaccaattttatattacctcAAATATGTATCTCAGACTACTCTGTGTGTGACAATAAGTATCCTAGAATATCCGAGAGATCAGAAAGTTGTTCATCTCCTATGAGAGTTACAAGTTCACAAATTAATTCTGTCATACACGAACAAGTTAACGAAACAATGATACAACATTTATCATCGCAAATGTTTACTGTGCATGATCAGTCTGGgatagatattttacattcaGAATGTATAGACACAAAGAATGATGAATTGGGAAGAAAAATTGTCAATAGTTCAATTAATgttgaagaaaagaaatgctTATCTATgactaaaaacaattatagagAAGACCTGCATCAATCTGCACGAAATGTTGAAATGATAAATCAGCCATGCTTGAATTTAAACCATAGCGCTAACAAAAATGATGAATATGTAACTCTTAATAAGACACAACTTACAGTTTTGGCAACTAAATTAGAACATGACATTCGCAGATTAGAAGAAGATATATTGCCGAATTTGAGATTTACATTTACTACTATTATGGATGTATTATCTgcgataaatataacaaaaaaggaAAGCGATAACAATGATACCAAGATTATGCAGCAAATGcctgaaaatttaaatgatcgtataaaaataatgaatgataTAAACACAAAATCACTATGTGTGATCAGCAACATTAATActgaagataatattaatattaaggaaaatattaataatgaagaatCACTATGTATGATCAGCAACATTAATActgaagataatattaatattaaggaaaatattaataatgaagaatCACTATGTATGATCAGCAACATTAATACTGAAGATAATAttaaggaaaatattaataatgaagaaagtattaatattgaagACAGTCATATtccaaaagaaatttataaaacacctgatattaatttaatgaaatttgtgAAAACAGATATATGTGAAAAGAACAATTCCAGAATTCGATCATTGTGTCAGTTCGATCTTAGTTCCGAGAGCAACAAGGAAAATGATAGCTTTgtgaatttagaaaatatgctGGATATCACAAATATAAAGTCTAATATGACGATTGTATCGCTTAAGAAAAGCACTCCTGTGTTAAAGTacaaaaacaagaaagaagagagaccTTTGAAGGAATATATGGCTTTAAAGTCACGTATGAGCTGTTTGTTAACACCtaacattaaacattttagttgttcaaaagcaaaaaatgataatttatattctgaaaGTAGTGATGCAAAAGCTTCTTTGTCGGGTAAGATACTCGCAgagctttataatttatatgaagactagatacaataattttgtgtacatCAGTcgattttctctattttagattaagattattttctaagactaaagtttttttaatgttgaaaataataatattttaaaagaaatttgtaaaactcgtgatgaaaatattgcaCTTGCTGCACATCATTATGTAATGAATTTAGAAAAGCAGCAGAAGAGAAGAATCTTAGAAGAAAAACAACTGTCTTGGAATGGatgaattttagaaaatagagGAAATCGATGAGTTGCAATATATACTCAATATTTCATAcctaataaatgttttaatcatAAGATGAAACGcgcaataaataatcattgtaatatttattttaaaattgagaattggtgtatgtatatgttttgttTGCGTGCTGAGCGCGTGCATGTGCACATGCCAAGAGACAGgttttatcaaagaatttttttacataaataaatgatatggattaacaaataaaaaattacttatatatattatgtatagtgttttttataaataaatatatatcaaaaaaataattttttatataaataataaataattcgattagtaaatgtaaaattatttatgagagatatggggttttttttttttaataaatatatattattgtttatttagaataacggaatataaaaatattatcgggAGACAAGTTATAAGaacaaaaactttaataaattatttatatactttgagTCTGTGACACAACACGCTGGATGCATCATTGTGATATTACCGatgtttgataatataaataattagaatttttgaaaaggtAAAATTTACCAACAGTTGTGGATAAACAATTGATAAACTTTCGTGCATTTACGAAATGCGTCCGCTATCGGGCGTCTCGATCGCGTgcctgaatttttttttttttcattttctcggATGTTCTTCGCAATAAGAGCAGGATGACACAATTCAATTTGTGTTTTTACTCCCGATACAAATCATCGTCGACTGCGTCAATTGTCGTCAATTGTTGACTATGTCATGCCGATATAATGTGCGCAAATAAGTGTCATTGATCAAGGGAAGATAAAACTATGGCGCGTCCGAAGCACAAAGCAAGCGCGGATGTATGCGCTGACTGTGGGACTCTCGGTGAGCAACATCGGTTTTCTTGgcgatcatttatttaatcccGCGCCGTTAACagttttgaatatttctttttttttttagaatataagaCATATGACAATTATCATCATGTCAAAcatgtatttcaatttttacttaacgtaatcgaaaatgtaaacatatatatttcttaatagaaAGAgcattttcgaatatttattaattatttatttaaaagaaaatcataggattgaaaataattattttagaaccAGGATGGGCGTCGATAAATAGAGCTATTTTGTTATGTGACGACTGTTGCGGAATTCATCGTAGTCTAGGGCGTCATGTGTCACATATTAAGTCGCTGCACAAGAGTGTTTGGAATACAAATTTACTGAATGTTAGTAAACAATTGCTGAAAAGCAATTGAAGGAAAGctcttttagaatttttatagtgTATACACATCATATTGCAATGTTTGAAATAActggatataaattttctagatGGTGCATACTTTGAATGACAATGGAGCTAATAGTATTTGGGAACATTCTCTGCTGGATCCTAGCAGCTTGAAAATTAGTAGAAGGAAACCCCAGGCTAAGGATCCCTTACAGTtagtgatttatataataaattttatgtatacagAGAGCAGAATTCTTTCATCTACAGATACTTTGATGTTTTCAAAGATCAGATTAAATCAGATTTAAAtggagattaattattatgattcttCTAAATAGAACTGATTCTGAATACTAAAACtatctttaaatatcaattatttttcttatatattttttatataagatcatattttttatatttattatattacttgctTATAGTCCTGTAAAAGCAGATTTCATTAAGGCAAAGCATCAACATCTGGCATTTATATTACGACCAAGCAAGGAAGAATGTTGTACCGAGGAGGAACTCAATAGACAGTTACATAGTAGTGTTCGTACAAGCAATTTAGAAACTTCATTGAGGCTATTGGCACAAGGCGCTAATcccaattatttttacaaggtctatatatatatatatatttttttttaaatatttatttaaaaatatatatattttagtatttattaagataatttacaagtatatattttaaagtatatgttattattaaatataattgaattatgaatgaaaacatttcttgaattatatatatatatatatatatatatatatatatatatatatatatgtgtatgtatctgCAGGAAAAAGGAACCACACCCTTACATGTTGCAGCTCGTGCTGGACAAAATCTGCAGGTAGAACTTTTAATAGCTAATGGCGCTGATCCAAGTGTAATTGATCTAAATGGACAAATAGCTGCTGATATTGCTaagtaaataaagtttaatatggaatgtatatatacgaggTATATATGTGGTAAAGGTATGAAATCTTTTGTTTATTGTTTTAGGATGGCAGGACATATAGATTTATCCGAACGCATAATTGAATGTATGTATGAAGTAACAGATAGATTGACATATCATATATGCTCTCGTAAGCCAAATCATCGAGGTGATGAACATCTCATCATTTCTGACTTGAATTCTAGTTTAGACAAAAATGAGACAGTTTTGGAAGGAAAAAGCAGACTACAAATGGtatgtagaaatttatattaagattatttattttatttatttttgttctattTTGCTTAATTTGCTTTATTTCTACAGTTATCGAATCACTTGTTGGAGGAATTGGCAATGGATGTTTATGACGAAGTGGATCGCCGAGAAATAGAAGCAAgtgagtattatttttatattctttacatgctttatatataaaaagaaaaaatatactgattaaaatttaaatgtaatttaaattattcaaatgacatatatatttttgtcatgcTATTCTTATGGAAGGGTgagtaaaaacttttttagcttaacaatatgattttaattcgtaattataagcgtaataaaaacatatattaaaaaataaatagtaataataacaatatataggAAAACAGACTAATATCTGGTATTTTGCATAGTTTGGTTTTCAACTGCATCTCTCCCAGAGAAGTGTGCTGTTCCATTTCTGCCAGTTAATCCACAATTGTCATCTACCAGGAATCAAGGAAGACAGAAATTAGCAAGATTCACACCAAAAGAATTCACTACACTTATAGCAGATTTACTGATTGAGGCAGGACGACGACATATGCTTGCTAACAATGCATTTCAAAgtaatattatcgaatataaaaacatttattttatacagacagaattttgtacattttgttatattatgacgtatatatatatatgtgttttagATCCTGCAATATCTATGCACAAGGAGCAACTTGGTAAACATGGATCACAAATGTCTGATGATGAACCTTTGTATGATAGTGTTGCATCCGATGATGACTATACTGCTTTAACATCTACAGTTAATACCTCATCTGATGTggcaaatgaaattaaaattaataatgaggTAAGCTTTAACAAATGAAAGATTCAACAAGTATAATCAAGaagttatttcaaaatttattctttaaatacaaagttaaatacatatataaacataaacgaatcgtttttgtttttaaatttttatctgatttatatttaaattgtaatatacacatattttgtgAAACTATACTATTTTAgcacaaagtttttattttttttttttttaattatttcaagaaaagataaaaaagatgatatttcacaaaactcagtacatatatttgtaataaaaatattaaaagtactGGCACACTATTAACAAAAAGAGAAGTAAGAGAATTTTTAGGAAATTTGCAAACTTTGAGtagatacatattatatattaaacaatagaaatatactaacctataataatttgtaataataataattttaaaaatgtgtactCTGTgctagtttaaaataaaaattattattgcatcatGTTGTGTAGGAAGCATTTGCACCAATGGCCAAAGGTCTTCCATCTATGGtagaagttttaaaaaaacaattaacttTATCTGAATCAACTGTACGAGATCTCCGCGAACAGATATATACCTTACAAAACGCTGTCGAGCAACTCACTCAAGAAAATAGCGAGCTTAAACGTATGCTACAGGTaatgcaaaaatgttttcttgtaTGCAACATACAAGtagtattattcattaaataatatattaatgtttacaaTTGTACTTAATACTGAAGATTGaaaacaatttacaatttagaTAAAAGGTTCCAATGAAGACAACATAAACGGACATGTCGGTGGAGAACAGGAACCCGAATTAGAGCCAGTGCACGATATCAAAACGTCCACTATACGTGGAAATCAACGACCAGCATCTATGTACGAGACGAGAGAGGGCTTGCGGAAACCAACATCGTGGTCAACGACTATTTGTCAAGTAATTGAcaatttctgaaataattaatgaaatatattaatgaaatatatcgattatttattaatattatttcaatctaGACGAAACGCGATACAGAGGTCTTATCGCGGAATAACACGCAAAGTTTGTGGGAATATGGCACGCCTAATCTACCACCCAGCGAAGAAGTGACCCGACGAACGGAACAAGTCACCAGGCGAATTCAAGAGCTATGGATGGCTATGCAAGATCCGAGCCAACGAGAAGCTTTTGTCCCTTGCGCCGAGAGAATACGCGTTGCTGTTGCTGAGCTAACTGCCATATTTCCtcaagtaaaattattcattctttttttcaagtatttgTTTTCTCACATTTGGATCTAAATTggtaagaaataatttctactGTACCAATAGAATCCACTGGAGGAAAATATCAAATCTGCTTTACGTCAGTTAAATGGCAACACTGGGAGACTTCAAGCGGAATGCTCCGGTCTTCAAAGATGCACCAGTGATACCGAACACATGGATCGTTGCTTGCAGCAAGTACGTTCATGCGCTTACGATATTGCCAAAGCAACCAAGCTACTTGTTACGCAGTTTCAAACATAGTTTCTCTTAGCAGAAAATATATCGgaattctatatacatatatatatatatatatatttttacatgtctGTAGTAAATGTAAATACTTTAACATAGTACACCAAgcttattagaaatttttcctTCCAGAccttaattacataattattgcaatgctttttatatatttacttttacaataatccgttttttatcgttttctgTTAAGTTTAATAGATATGGGAGAAAAGATTTACActtcttttttacttattattaaattatttaatcaaactaGGTTAAactaatattctaaaatatctaaatacgCGATTGAATAATCTAATAAGTAAAGCATGTCATTATTTGaggatatattttgtacaatgaatactatttaatataccTGACAAAGACTGAATAACGGCAAACCAATGAATTCTATACAATTTAAGTTTATAAGTTTTGTTTAAcatgtgtataaattttatttaagcaaattatagaaaaagtctcatcaattaaatattaaagtaaaacacacataaatgaaaatgaagatattattttttacatttgatgtatattctataaaacagAGATAAAGCAAACAATTGTTTATAGATGATAGCAGTTCAgacattgttattatattatggatATCGGAGATACATACTCCTTAGAGATGCAAGTATTtccaatatatttagaatataaaaaaaatatttaactattatataatagcgattttttacttaaaatgaaatttgtattaaacgcacatttaaaaaaatttttttaaatatctgataTCTACATTTTTCTGATCtgtttaattatgtaattaaaaaatatgaataaagttttttacaATGGCTTTATATCTTATCATTAGTTTACATAatagaaatacataataatattaaagttttataatctaatcaaatttattcatattatttaattgtatattattttttcatctctttttacatcacaatttaatttaaataattgtttaatttatccttatatatcttacatttttacaatttttgggTTTTTATTGGTCAAatcactttaaaataattagtgcAATATATTGCTAATGAATTATTACTTagacaaatatagaaataattaagcatgttaaacaaaatatttttatataaatctttttaaatttgtacaatgagatatatataattataaatatagcgcAATGTGTGTGAGAAAAAggcattttataatgtatatccatatattttcattacag encodes:
- the LOC126858201 gene encoding ARF GTPase-activating protein GIT1; its protein translation is MARPKHKASADVCADCGTLEPGWASINRAILLCDDCCGIHRSLGRHVSHIKSLHKSVWNTNLLNMVHTLNDNGANSIWEHSLLDPSSLKISRRKPQAKDPLHPVKADFIKAKHQHLAFILRPSKEECCTEEELNRQLHSSVRTSNLETSLRLLAQGANPNYFYKEKGTTPLHVAARAGQNLQVELLIANGADPSVIDLNGQIAADIAKMAGHIDLSERIIECMYEVTDRLTYHICSRKPNHRGDEHLIISDLNSSLDKNETVLEGKSRLQMLSNHLLEELAMDVYDEVDRREIEAIWFSTASLPEKCAVPFLPVNPQLSSTRNQGRQKLARFTPKEFTTLIADLLIEAGRRHMLANNAFQNPAISMHKEQLGKHGSQMSDDEPLYDSVASDDDYTALTSTVNTSSDVANEIKINNEEAFAPMAKGLPSMVEVLKKQLTLSESTVRDLREQIYTLQNAVEQLTQENSELKRMLQIKGSNEDNINGHVGGEQEPELEPVHDIKTSTIRGNQRPASMYETREGLRKPTSWSTTICQTKRDTEVLSRNNTQSLWEYGTPNLPPSEEVTRRTEQVTRRIQELWMAMQDPSQREAFVPCAERIRVAVAELTAIFPQNPLEENIKSALRQLNGNTGRLQAECSGLQRCTSDTEHMDRCLQQVRSCAYDIAKATKLLVTQFQT
- the LOC126858204 gene encoding uncharacterized protein PF3D7_1120600-like; amino-acid sequence: MFRIKTTSHQADYSTYGCQSESSVREISKPVRITQLFGSCKQSRNGQTNLTGKIRLPERITPHLKSASNRKGNETTTHIKLSHNKKNVRRNLSFTKIPVVMTKTETVIRSKNNLNDSSKKENLHLSTRKSFLLPPNSVKNSYVKNRAKQTNFILPQICISDYSVCDNKYPRISERSESCSSPMRVTSSQINSVIHEQVNETMIQHLSSQMFTVHDQSGIDILHSECIDTKNDELGRKIVNSSINVEEKKCLSMTKNNYREDLHQSARNVEMINQPCLNLNHSANKNDEYVTLNKTQLTVLATKLEHDIRRLEEDILPNLRFTFTTIMDVLSAINITKKESDNNDTKIMQQMPENLNDRIKIMNDINTKSLCVISNINTEDNINIKENINNEESLCMISNINTEDNINIKENINNEESLCMISNINTEDNIKENINNEESINIEDSHIPKEIYKTPDINLMKFVKTDICEKNNSRIRSLCQFDLSSESNKENDSFVNLENMLDITNIKSNMTIVSLKKSTPVLKYKNKKEERPLKEYMALKSRMSCLLTPNIKHFSCSKAKNDNLYSESSDAKASLSGKILAELYNLYED